The Candidatus Acidiferrales bacterium sequence CCCGCCCCAGCAGATAGCGGGGTTGGGTCGCGCCTATAGCCTGTCGGGATGCAAGGGTTACTTGATGTGGAGACTCGAGAGACTGAATGACCCCTACTTTATTGCCATAATCCAAATGCGGCTTGGACATAAAGATGATGCCTTCGTCTGGCTGGAAAAGGCCTACAAGGAGCACCGCTGGGCGATGGTTCAGCTAAAAGCCCTCCCAGCGTGGGACCCCCTGCGCTCCGACCCGCGCTTCCAAGACCTGCTACGCCGCGTCGGTCTCCCGCCATAGACATTTTTCGATTTCCAAATGCAACACAGAACTTGTGATGAATTTCCGTGCCTCAGCGCCGGAGCATCACGTAAGGCCAACCAAATAAGACCTCCCGCGAGGTGAAACGGATCACAAAGTTTCTGGGGGATTCTGGTGCGTAGCGGCCGTCCCGCAGAGCGGGACGGGCATTTCCTGCCGCGATGAAGAATGCCGGCCTGAGGCCGGCGCTACCTGGGACACTCCTAGTGTGGGAGCAAGATCGAGCGCTGGGTCCGGAGGTTGCGCATAACGCGCATGACGTAATTCTGCGTTTCGAGGTAGGGAGGCACAGCGCGGTAAGCGTCCACCTTGTCCGGGCCGGCGTTGTAGGCGGCGAGAGTTAGATGGATATCGTGGCGGTAGCGTTCGAGCAGCGCCTTCAGGTAGCGTGTTCCCGCGTCAATGTTCTCCGCTGGATCGAAAGGATTGAGCAGAGAAAAGTTCATCGCTGTCTCCGGCATGAGCTGCATCAACCCCATGGCCTTCTTCCGCGAGACGGCTTGAGGATCAAAATTGGATTCGGCCGCGATCACGCTCCGGATAAGCGCCGCCTCCACGCCGTGTTTTGTC is a genomic window containing:
- a CDS encoding lytic transglycosylase domain-containing protein, with the protein product MKRFLPTLILMCVATAFGSAPARADYAILGNGARLRIAGHEDEGATVKLLLPGGGFARVTADQVVRYEPEEILPQPAATPVEQLIEKASTKHGVEAALIRSVIAAESNFDPQAVSRKKAMGLMQLMPETAMNFSLLNPFDPAENIDAGTRYLKALLERYRHDIHLTLAAYNAGPDKVDAYRAVPPYLETQNYVMRVMRNLRTQRSILLPH